The proteins below come from a single uncultured Dethiosulfovibrio sp. genomic window:
- a CDS encoding P-loop NTPase — protein MEDKDSCNGVCEGCPSQEGCSGAPKPSRKGIKRIVAVGSGKGGVGKSSVSALLAVGLAKRGFSVGVMDADITGPSIPKLFGVNSRPLGNGEGKIIPPKTDRLGISIMSMNLLLEDPKAPVVWRGPLIGGVVQQFWNDVDWNGLDWMVVDLPPGTADAPLTVMQTVALDGMVIVSTPQELSALIVGKQARLAEMMNVPIMGMVENMSHVVCPHCGEELRVFGESHSDQIESAFGISTLARIPISSEIASLGDRGLIEDYDNVSLLNELVDGIV, from the coding sequence GTGGAAGACAAAGATAGTTGTAACGGCGTTTGCGAAGGCTGTCCTAGCCAGGAAGGTTGTTCTGGTGCTCCTAAGCCCAGCAGAAAGGGCATAAAGAGGATCGTAGCGGTAGGTAGTGGCAAAGGAGGCGTAGGTAAAAGCTCCGTCTCCGCCCTGTTGGCGGTAGGGCTCGCAAAGAGAGGGTTTTCCGTCGGGGTTATGGACGCCGATATAACTGGTCCCTCTATCCCTAAACTTTTCGGTGTCAATTCCCGGCCGTTAGGTAACGGAGAGGGAAAGATAATTCCCCCTAAGACCGATAGGCTAGGTATCTCCATAATGTCTATGAATCTGCTTCTGGAGGATCCTAAGGCTCCAGTGGTCTGGAGAGGCCCCCTTATCGGAGGGGTGGTTCAGCAGTTCTGGAACGACGTGGACTGGAACGGTCTGGACTGGATGGTGGTGGATCTTCCCCCAGGAACCGCCGATGCACCTCTCACTGTGATGCAGACAGTGGCTCTAGACGGCATGGTTATAGTCAGCACCCCTCAGGAGCTGTCGGCTCTCATCGTAGGCAAACAGGCCCGCCTTGCGGAGATGATGAACGTTCCTATCATGGGGATGGTGGAGAACATGAGCCACGTGGTATGTCCTCACTGTGGTGAGGAGCTGAGGGTTTTCGGAGAAAGCCATTCGGACCAGATAGAGTCGGCCTTCGGTATATCGACTTTGGCCAGGATCCCCATATCCTCGGAGATAGCCTCTTTAGGGGACAGAGGGCTTATAGAGGACTACGATAACGTCTCCCTTTTGAACGAACTTGTCGACGGTATCGTCTAG